The genomic stretch AACTTGGCAAAGTGTCTGCTTTTAACTCCTCAGTGCACGCTTGCTATTGTTGAAAGAGTTTTTCAGACCCACAAATTATAAAGCTATGGAAAACGTTTGCATCATTTTATATAAACCACTGTCATTCTAGACACCAAACTACAGATCGACCTAAAGCATTAAAGAGGATGTAAGAGATGAGAACTGAATGACAACCAATTTATATGCTGCTTTATTCCTGAAGACCACTCTTCTCACACATCATGTATTTTGTGCTGAATTTAGAGTCCATTGTGTCATTGTGTCCATTGTGTTGCATTAAGCTAGCACAACAAAATAACTGATCTAGATATCAGGCCTATACAGTTTGGGAGAAACAAAATAGAatggaaggaaaaggcagaCAAAGATTTATTGGttgcaaacaaaacaacaatagCATATAGATACTCTGAATGGCGTAATTACTGATATGGTTCTTTGGGACTGCATAAAATAAATGCTACAGATACAGTAGCAGTGTTCTGCAGTGGAAGATGTGCACCTGAACAAATAGCTGAGGAGAAACGCTATTTGAAATTCTGTATGTCTGAAACAGAAGATATTCCTATGTTATTATGAGATTTGCTGTTGAAACAGAAAACAGTTGCTTTTGTGTATTTAGAAAAAGCTATGCCCCACAAAAGTCTTTAAGAATGGGAAGATATTGAGGCAGAGCTCCACTGAGGCTCAAAAACCTGCCTGAGGTGAGGTCCCTGGTACCACACCTGTAATATCCCACAAGTCGGATTTCAAAGATGGCAGCCAAAACAAGAGTAGAGCTAGAGTGAAGACACACCTTACTATGTCTTTTTATCAAAAGTTCTTATGTTATATTCAGCCACAGGAAGATGTGTGGGCAACTGAGTAGTATGCAAACTATGAGTTACAAATTAAGAATCCCAATGAAttgatatatattttatatatagatagatagatatagatatagatattttcaaagaaaataaacctacaaaaaaacccaaaaacagcagcaaaaaaaaaatcaacacccctccctcccctctccaaTTCAGCAGTGTGTTGTGGTTACAAGACCAGCAGCTAAAATTTAATCTTTCCAGAGACAGTCTGTTACAGAACTTGGCTGTTAATATAGTGTATTTCAACTTGACTATTACGAAATAAGAGTTCTTAACACTAGGCTTTAAATTCACTCCTTTCAACACAGTTCAACCTGTTCCTCGCTGGTATCCTATTATGCTTTTCCAATAAGGTGTTAAGACAACAACTCAGGCTTACTATTTATGGAGCCAGTGACTTAAAATATACTCTGAAGTAAGCGGCTAGTCCTTTAATCTGTGACCTTAAAATTCAACAGAGTTGATGTTTTGTTGTTATGTACTGAGCTGCCCATCAGTCACTGATCCAATCTGGCTGGTGCTGTATCCTGTGTTCCCGTTGCTGCTGAATATGATGGCAGCATAGCTCAGTGAATTTACCTATGTCAATGTTTCTGTCACCCAGTGTCTCCCCCCATCAGCATCCACTGTGGGGGGTTATTAAGACTATTTCTTGTTAAAACTGATATAGATTAAGCTGAGAATGATTAGCAGGAATGGTGAGGACAGGGAAAGGGAGCAGAAGGCTAATGATGACAGACGAAATGGAACTCTTTCAGCCAGAGAAAACTTAACAGTggccaaaaatgggaaaaaaaacaaattcttCTGCAAAGTTGCCTCACATCAGGTGTCACAGAACTGACACAAGGTATGCCCACAAGCTCAAATCCTGTGGCCATACAAGGAGGCACTCTCTTAATTTCACATCTATCACGAcactttgtttctctttcttcccagcCTCGGTTTCTGCTTCCTAACACTATCACTGCTTTGTAGCTCGTTAgaaatggaaaaagggaaagcacTGAAGTGATAATCAGTAGAAAACATCAGGAAGTAGACCTATTCCATTCAGGATGGAGTCATGACCTCTGTAAATGCAAAGCTATCAAACAGAACTTTAGATCGCTTAGAAACACACCATTAGTCCTTGTTGCACTGGGACTCAGGTTAGTGTGGAAAAGTCATTAGTTTCTTTTTAGATTCTCTGTAGAATTTCCAAAACCTAGCCCTTGCATTTCCTCAGGTTGCTCATATGTAATTTCATATTTTAGCCCTTGTTATCTGGCACAGTATGTGCTGTTCCAGGCTTAAATTCATTATTACAGTAGCCTACTAAGGCAAAGCAGTCAGGTACTCAGCTGTCATGGCTTCTACTTCTAAGTGGAGCTagacaataaaaaaacccatacCAGCCCTTCGCTGAGAGTATAAAATCTTTGGAAGACACTGTAATTCAGGGATCTTGTGTACACAGCCTGCTCATAATGCAACAATCTAACAGCTCTACTATGTGTGAAACTTAAAATTTCACTTCAAACATTGCATTAAAAATACCCTGACCTTTAAAGGGTGTTCAGTGGTGGTATTTAGTAGTCTTTTGATAAAGCCTAAAGTTAGTTCTTTACATCACAGCAGCTTGCTGGCTAACTCTTGAAATGACCTTCAGATGTATCCATtgtgtattttctttcctgagtATGGAAACTGCAACTACAGGTCTTTTAGTATTTTGTTGATTCAATCATACTATAGTCTATGGTTTCATTATCTTACCTTTTTGCAGGGCCAGTGTGCAAGTCACCTGTTTTATCCTTCGAAACAGTAAGCACAAAGCAGAAGTTAACTTCACGTAAAAATGACACAAAAATTCAACTTTTCTTTGGTGTATTATTTATCTAGAGCTCCTCCTAACTCCTTCCTAGAATCTTATGTTGGACAGCTCTGTCTATTACTGCATGAGCCTTTTTCCCAGGAGGCTTGACTTCTAAGGTTGCTTTCACATGGTTCTTTGGGAGGATATAATTCCCAGACATCCTACAAGACCCTCAGCTTTTAGGAATGCTCTTTTGGTCCATGCCacaccttttcctttttatgttttgtttctaAGACAAGACTATTCTTGTAGATTAAAAATGCACGTAATTCTCTTGTGATTGTAGTTTAACTCCAAGGaaatcagatttaaaaaaaaaataataactaaTAATACTCTGGGTGTAAATGAAAGATCCATAATGTTCGTGTCTCCTGATGactggaaataattttcttatggTATTGTTGCATACGCctgtcttttaaaacatttaattacACTAAATTATCTATGAGCCTGGACTTAGGAAAACTGAAGTTTGttcagttttgaaaataaaagatatttGCAGTGTGGCTTTAGTAGTGATATGTCTGAATATAAGAtaatgtgctttttctttttcttttccctctttcagcGAAGTTTCTGCTTGAGAAATACACATTTgctcagcaaaacaaaaacaactttTAAGGGTTTTTCTTGGTGGAAATTGCTCTATGCCCTATTACCCGCTTGAGTGAAACCAGACTAAGAACTTCTGTCATGGCAGCTtttctgctgggagctgtgttgCTTATTGTTCAACCTCAGATAGTGCCTTCCAGACCAGCTATAAATTCAAATGCTGAGACTTCTTCTCAGTCTGTTCAGAGAgagcttttaaagaaaacatctcAGAAAAATGACTTCAAGGAAAACATTCATTCTAATGGATCATGTCAGCAGCTGCCACAGACTATTATTATTGGAGTGAGGAAAGGTGGAACAAGAGCTTTGTTAGAGATGTTGAGTCTCCATCCAGATATTGCAGCAGCAGAAAGTGAAGTTCATTTCTTTGACTGGGAAGATCATTACAGGAATGGATTGCAGTGGTATATTAATCAAATGCCATTCTCGTATCCCCATCAGATCACCGTGGAAAAAACTCCAGCATATTTTACATCACCTAAAGTGCCTGAAAGAGTTTATAGCATGAACCAATCAATGAGACTACTCCTTATTTTAAGAGACCCAAGTGAGAGAGTACTATCAGATTACACCCAAGTGTTCTACAACCACATGCAGAAGCACAAGCCGTACCCATCCATTGAACAATTCCTGATTAAAAATGGTGAGCTAAATGTGGACTACAAGGCAATAAACAGAAGCTTATACTACATTCACATGCAGAACTGGCTGAAGTATTTTCCTCTTGATCATATCCACATTGTAGATGGGGATAAACTAATCAAAGATCCCTTTCCAGAAATAGAAAAGGTAGAGAGATTTCTGAAGTTATCACCACAGATAAATGCTTCAAACTTTTATTTCAATAAAACTAAGGGATTCTACTGCCTGAGGGACAGTGGTAGAGAGCGCTGTTTACATGAGTCCAAAGGACGAGCGCACCCACAAGTAGACACGCGGTTACTCGAGAAACTGCAGGAATATTTCCATGAACCCAACAAGAAGTTTTTTGAGCTTGTGGGCAGAACATTTGACTGGCACACATTTGTGGCAAGTTAGTGGTAAGCTTCAGAACCTGTGTTCCAGTGTACAGTTAGAAGATTTAAAAAGGGCATTTAAGCTATTATTTATTTGTAAAATCCATAAATACTTCTGTACAGTATTAGATTCACAATTGCCATATATACTAGTTATATTTTTCTACTTGTTAAATTTGGAAGCATTTTGTATTGTTTTTCATGGTTGTTAACATTGTGTATGATGTGTCAATATGAAGAAACTAAATTATTTCATTGCAGAAGGTGCTCTCTTGAGAATGTGttgtctttttaataaataagaaATTCATTTCAACAGAACCTATCTGAATTATTTGAATACTTTGGCCTTCCTGGACTATTTCCTCTAATTGCTAATGAATATGCTAAACTTTACCATTCCATTCTTCTTGATTTAAAGTGTTgattaataatttcttttccatttgaaaataTTGTTGTAGTTAACAAATTGTTCCATCCTGCtttaca from Aphelocoma coerulescens isolate FSJ_1873_10779 chromosome 4, UR_Acoe_1.0, whole genome shotgun sequence encodes the following:
- the HS3ST1 gene encoding heparan sulfate glucosamine 3-O-sulfotransferase 1, producing the protein MAAFLLGAVLLIVQPQIVPSRPAINSNAETSSQSVQRELLKKTSQKNDFKENIHSNGSCQQLPQTIIIGVRKGGTRALLEMLSLHPDIAAAESEVHFFDWEDHYRNGLQWYINQMPFSYPHQITVEKTPAYFTSPKVPERVYSMNQSMRLLLILRDPSERVLSDYTQVFYNHMQKHKPYPSIEQFLIKNGELNVDYKAINRSLYYIHMQNWLKYFPLDHIHIVDGDKLIKDPFPEIEKVERFLKLSPQINASNFYFNKTKGFYCLRDSGRERCLHESKGRAHPQVDTRLLEKLQEYFHEPNKKFFELVGRTFDWHTFVAS